The following proteins are encoded in a genomic region of Haloarcula marina:
- a CDS encoding isochorismate synthase codes for MEPLRGDETTVGTTGVVTRGCRIERGTPRAVLDADIRPRFAWGTDAESVAACGAVATVTADGNSRFADVKREATALFDRCETPGTLPSAARPRLFGGFAFHDGDHDGEHSPWASFPGASFFLPEVQVTATETGTWLTVTATGDDAAATAERRLEAWRERLREGPTPDRTQPPGVESRERTPSQKTWREQVNAAVESVARGNLQKVVLAQALRVRLRRELSVPGALDRLAETYPNCYRFMLSPADGGTFFGATPERLVSLRGRTVRTEALAGSTGRGDTPAEDEWLAAELLESEKDTHEHELVANAIRDQLEPFASSVRIGDRTVRRLATVQHLRTSITAELARDGHVLDLVEALHPTPAVGGLPPDEALRTIRETEAFDRGWYAAPIGWVDAAGNGTFAVGIRSAVAAERTATLFAGAGIVADSDPDREWDEVQLKYRPMLDELE; via the coding sequence ATGGAACCATTGCGTGGCGACGAGACGACGGTGGGGACGACGGGGGTCGTCACACGCGGGTGCCGAATCGAGCGTGGCACGCCGCGGGCTGTCCTCGACGCCGACATCCGTCCGCGATTCGCGTGGGGGACCGACGCCGAGTCGGTCGCCGCTTGTGGCGCGGTGGCGACGGTGACCGCCGACGGAAACTCGCGATTCGCCGACGTGAAACGCGAGGCGACGGCGCTGTTCGACCGCTGTGAGACGCCGGGCACGCTCCCCAGCGCCGCCCGTCCCCGCCTGTTCGGCGGCTTCGCCTTCCACGACGGCGACCACGACGGCGAACACTCGCCGTGGGCGTCGTTTCCGGGTGCGTCCTTCTTCCTGCCCGAAGTGCAGGTCACGGCCACCGAGACTGGGACGTGGCTGACGGTGACGGCGACCGGCGACGACGCAGCGGCGACGGCAGAGCGACGGCTGGAAGCGTGGCGTGAACGCCTGCGCGAGGGCCCGACGCCCGACCGGACCCAGCCGCCGGGCGTCGAATCGCGCGAGCGGACGCCCTCGCAAAAGACGTGGCGAGAGCAGGTGAACGCGGCCGTCGAGAGCGTCGCCCGGGGAAACCTTCAGAAGGTCGTTCTCGCGCAGGCGTTGCGCGTGCGCCTGCGCCGCGAACTCTCGGTCCCGGGCGCGCTGGACCGACTCGCCGAGACGTACCCCAACTGTTATCGATTTATGCTCTCGCCAGCCGACGGCGGCACGTTCTTCGGCGCGACGCCGGAACGCCTCGTCTCCCTCCGAGGCCGAACCGTCAGAACGGAAGCGCTGGCCGGGTCCACCGGCCGCGGCGATACGCCTGCCGAAGACGAGTGGCTGGCCGCCGAACTCCTCGAGAGCGAGAAGGACACCCACGAGCACGAACTGGTCGCCAACGCGATTCGCGACCAACTGGAGCCGTTCGCCTCCTCGGTCCGCATCGGCGACCGAACCGTCCGCCGGTTGGCGACGGTCCAACACCTGCGAACGTCTATCACCGCCGAACTCGCCCGGGACGGACACGTCTTGGACCTCGTGGAGGCCCTGCACCCGACGCCAGCCGTCGGTGGTCTCCCGCCGGACGAAGCCCTCCGAACCATCCGCGAGACGGAGGCGTTCGACCGTGGCTGGTACGCCGCCCCGATCGGTTGGGTCGACGCCGCCGGAAACGGCACGTTCGCGGTGGGCATTCGCTCGGCCGTCGCCGCCGAGCGCACGGCGACGCTGTTCGCCGGGGCTGGCATCGTCGCTGACAGCGACCCCGACCGGGAGTGGGACGAGGTGCAACTCAAGTACCGGCCGATGCTGGACGAACTGGAGTGA
- a CDS encoding ribbon-helix-helix domain-containing protein: MPKVEINIPEHLEMQIAQLVEQGEFLNREEAIEDLLSTGLKAYKTSGPTDEDEEPGFEDDGMMGHDDEYVF; encoded by the coding sequence ATGCCAAAGGTAGAGATCAACATCCCGGAACACTTGGAGATGCAAATCGCTCAGCTAGTCGAGCAGGGCGAGTTCCTCAACCGCGAGGAAGCCATCGAAGACCTCCTCTCGACCGGGCTGAAAGCGTACAAGACATCTGGGCCGACCGACGAAGACGAGGAACCGGGCTTCGAGGACGACGGTATGATGGGTCACGACGACGAGTACGTCTTCTGA
- a CDS encoding UPF0058 family protein: protein MHKDELLELHEQMVTIMEFFRDEMDTVDPELFDPYQGLDVRPSDVHKSKSEHKHAVFVLGNALATAMSEDEFSDAGRVGKRMQELAEDAERKL, encoded by the coding sequence ATGCACAAAGACGAGCTTCTGGAGTTACACGAGCAGATGGTCACGATTATGGAGTTCTTCCGTGACGAGATGGACACCGTCGACCCGGAACTGTTCGACCCGTATCAGGGACTCGACGTTCGCCCGTCCGACGTTCACAAGTCCAAGAGCGAGCACAAACACGCCGTCTTCGTCCTCGGGAACGCGCTGGCGACGGCGATGAGCGAGGACGAATTCTCGGACGCCGGGCGCGTCGGCAAGCGGATGCAGGAACTCGCCGAGGACGCAGAGCGCAAACTGTAG
- a CDS encoding winged helix-turn-helix domain-containing protein has product MVTETPDWDFKQRDVYVLRELAAEPQRSSRELAEILDEKYGIDVSHVTVSESIRKMREEEVFREAIVPNEALFNFALFEFKFNPEHFAEEWHDAMVAIRDDEHTLFYFLSDGEYQWKSVMMFPTRAAESRWIHEFYKHHGNVVQNVRNSVVHNVLKFRTDPEIFTELMDDAA; this is encoded by the coding sequence ATGGTAACCGAGACACCCGACTGGGACTTCAAACAGCGGGACGTGTACGTCCTGCGGGAACTCGCGGCGGAGCCACAGCGGTCGTCCCGGGAACTCGCCGAGATACTCGACGAGAAGTACGGCATCGACGTCTCGCACGTCACGGTCAGCGAGTCAATCCGCAAGATGCGCGAAGAGGAGGTGTTCCGGGAGGCCATCGTCCCGAACGAGGCGCTGTTCAACTTCGCCCTGTTCGAGTTCAAGTTCAATCCGGAACACTTCGCAGAGGAGTGGCACGACGCGATGGTCGCCATCCGCGACGACGAGCACACGCTGTTTTACTTCCTCTCCGACGGCGAGTACCAGTGGAAGTCGGTGATGATGTTCCCAACGCGGGCCGCCGAGTCGCGGTGGATTCACGAGTTCTACAAGCACCACGGCAACGTCGTCCAGAACGTCCGCAACTCGGTGGTCCACAACGTCCTGAAGTTCCGGACGGACCCGGAGATATTCACAGAGCTAATGGACGACGCAGCGTAG
- a CDS encoding ribonucleoside-diphosphate reductase produces the protein MADDRFRLAVDREERSFRYYRNAVERHWDPAAIDTEGDIHPLVDAHPKTFDNFRATVAKFGAGERAVTEDLAPLAVVIEDAEAQAYLSTQLYEEARHLDFFERYWRDVIHPVEDARGVARTSPTDDRWINDAYDELLARTDEAMHRLLDDDTPANRAVAYCHYHLTIEGILAQTAYWGLQRSFGPAESDLPTLPGFTEGIESIRSDEGRHVGFGMSRLKRLVAGGVDPQLLHDTVTELLPLVQRTTTDGISADASDETSGPSAGDLQTYAAEKHTERMAQITDDTEPLPDVETLVAIEE, from the coding sequence ATGGCAGACGATAGGTTTCGATTGGCGGTCGACCGGGAGGAACGGTCGTTCCGCTACTACCGCAACGCTGTCGAACGACACTGGGACCCGGCGGCTATCGACACTGAGGGCGATATACACCCGCTCGTCGACGCCCATCCGAAGACGTTCGACAACTTCCGGGCGACGGTGGCGAAGTTCGGGGCGGGCGAGCGCGCGGTCACGGAGGACCTGGCTCCCCTCGCAGTCGTCATAGAGGACGCGGAGGCCCAGGCCTACCTCAGCACACAACTGTACGAGGAGGCGCGGCACTTGGACTTCTTCGAGCGGTACTGGCGCGACGTGATTCACCCCGTGGAGGACGCCCGCGGAGTGGCGCGCACCTCGCCGACCGACGACCGCTGGATAAACGACGCCTACGACGAACTGCTGGCGCGGACCGACGAGGCGATGCACCGACTGCTGGACGACGACACGCCCGCGAACCGCGCCGTCGCCTACTGCCACTACCACTTGACCATCGAAGGCATCCTCGCTCAGACGGCCTACTGGGGCCTCCAACGCAGTTTCGGACCGGCGGAATCCGACTTGCCGACCCTCCCCGGGTTCACCGAGGGCATCGAGTCGATTCGCAGCGACGAAGGCCGCCACGTCGGCTTCGGGATGTCTCGCTTGAAGCGGTTGGTCGCCGGGGGCGTCGACCCGCAACTGCTCCACGACACCGTCACCGAGTTACTGCCGCTGGTCCAGCGGACGACGACGGACGGTATCAGCGCCGACGCCAGCGACGAGACGTCCGGTCCGTCGGCCGGTGACCTCCAGACGTACGCCGCCGAGAAACACACCGAGCGCATGGCCCAGATAACCGACGACACAGAACCGCTCCCCGACGTAGAGACGCTGGTCGCCATCGAAGAATGA
- a CDS encoding enoyl-CoA hydratase/isomerase family protein, translating into MSDDAVLLTIEDDVARVTLNRPDVRNALAADTAERLIERFETIADSDARCVVLEGAGPAFCAGGNVGAMIEGVASEQPPADRVELVVDVIHGAIEAVHDCRLPVVAKIDGATFGAGAGLALACDVQLASPDAKIGFGFRRVGLAIDSGVSYFLPRIVGPNKAKELVFTGELLDADTARELGIFTRLFEDESFDDAVENVVDTIAEGPTVALTQAKRLIDRGPESTFEQALDREATAQGLAFTTDDHEEGATAFMEQRDPEFEGR; encoded by the coding sequence ATGTCAGACGATGCCGTCCTCCTGACCATCGAAGACGACGTGGCGAGGGTGACGCTCAATCGACCGGACGTGCGGAACGCCCTCGCCGCCGACACGGCGGAGCGTCTCATCGAACGCTTCGAGACAATCGCCGACAGCGACGCCCGCTGTGTCGTCCTCGAAGGCGCTGGCCCGGCGTTCTGCGCCGGGGGCAACGTGGGCGCGATGATAGAGGGCGTGGCGTCGGAGCAACCGCCCGCCGACCGGGTCGAACTCGTCGTCGACGTCATCCACGGCGCTATCGAGGCCGTCCACGACTGTCGCCTGCCGGTGGTGGCGAAGATAGACGGTGCGACGTTCGGCGCGGGGGCGGGCCTCGCGTTGGCCTGTGACGTCCAACTCGCCAGCCCCGACGCGAAAATCGGGTTCGGGTTCCGCCGCGTCGGACTGGCTATCGACTCCGGCGTCTCGTACTTCCTGCCGCGCATCGTCGGCCCGAACAAGGCGAAGGAACTCGTCTTTACCGGCGAACTGCTCGACGCCGACACCGCCCGGGAACTCGGCATCTTCACGCGCCTGTTCGAAGACGAGTCGTTCGACGACGCCGTCGAGAACGTGGTCGACACAATCGCCGAGGGGCCGACCGTCGCGCTCACGCAGGCGAAGCGCCTCATCGACCGCGGACCGGAGTCGACGTTCGAACAGGCGCTGGACCGCGAGGCGACCGCACAGGGTCTCGCCTTCACCACCGACGACCACGAGGAGGGGGCGACGGCGTTCATGGAGCAACGGGACCCCGAGTTCGAGGGCCGATAG
- a CDS encoding cryptochrome/photolyase family protein, which yields MRLHWHRRDLRAADNAGVARARAADPVVPVFVFDRDVLAHAGPPRVAFMLDALAALRSWYRDRGSDLVVAHGDPREVLPELADEYDAEKVTWGKDYSGLATHRDAAVRQALNEADVAREAVQNAVLHEPGEITTNDGDPYSVFTYFGRKWHDREKEAPYDPPAADALADVDGDSLPTLADLGFDDPEADVPSAGTESARELLDAFLEDGIYRYEQRRDYPADECTSRLSAHLKFGTIGIREVYERTDEARSAVEPGGEDDESVAEFQSQLAWREFYTQVLFANQNVVTENYKAYEHDIQWNEDEEALQAWKDGETGYPIVDAGMRQLREEAFMHNRVRMIVASFLTKDLLLDWRHGYDWFREKLVDHDTANDNGGWQWAASTGTDAQPYFRIFNPMTQGERYDPDAEYIKRYVPELADLAPEIIHGWHEASLTQRRNAAPEYPDPIVDHSERREEAIAMFERARGDD from the coding sequence ATGCGCCTTCACTGGCATCGGCGAGACTTGCGCGCGGCCGACAACGCGGGGGTGGCCCGAGCGAGGGCAGCGGACCCGGTCGTTCCTGTGTTCGTCTTCGACCGGGACGTGCTTGCACACGCGGGGCCGCCCCGCGTCGCGTTCATGCTCGACGCGCTGGCCGCACTGCGGTCGTGGTACAGAGACCGCGGGAGTGACCTCGTCGTCGCCCACGGCGACCCGCGGGAAGTCCTCCCAGAACTCGCCGACGAGTACGACGCCGAAAAAGTGACGTGGGGCAAGGACTACTCCGGCCTCGCCACCCATCGGGACGCCGCGGTTCGACAGGCGCTGAACGAGGCCGACGTGGCCCGCGAGGCCGTCCAGAACGCCGTCCTCCACGAACCAGGCGAGATAACGACCAACGACGGCGACCCGTACAGCGTCTTCACCTACTTCGGCCGGAAGTGGCACGACCGGGAGAAGGAAGCCCCCTACGACCCGCCCGCCGCCGACGCCCTCGCCGACGTAGACGGCGACTCGCTACCGACGCTCGCGGACCTCGGTTTCGACGACCCGGAGGCCGACGTGCCGTCCGCCGGGACCGAATCGGCGCGGGAACTCCTCGATGCCTTCCTCGAGGACGGCATCTACCGCTACGAACAGCGTCGCGATTACCCCGCCGACGAGTGTACGTCGCGCCTCTCGGCGCACCTGAAGTTCGGCACTATCGGCATTCGGGAGGTGTACGAGCGCACCGACGAAGCCCGGAGCGCCGTCGAACCCGGCGGCGAAGACGACGAGTCGGTCGCGGAGTTCCAGTCCCAACTCGCCTGGCGGGAGTTCTACACCCAGGTCCTATTCGCTAACCAGAACGTCGTCACGGAGAACTACAAGGCGTACGAACACGACATCCAGTGGAACGAGGACGAGGAGGCGTTGCAGGCGTGGAAAGACGGCGAGACGGGATACCCCATCGTCGACGCCGGGATGCGCCAACTCCGCGAGGAGGCGTTCATGCACAATCGCGTCCGGATGATCGTCGCGTCGTTTCTCACGAAGGACCTGTTGCTCGACTGGCGGCACGGGTACGACTGGTTCCGCGAGAAACTCGTCGACCACGACACCGCCAACGACAACGGTGGGTGGCAGTGGGCCGCCTCGACGGGGACCGACGCCCAACCGTACTTCCGCATCTTCAACCCGATGACGCAGGGCGAGCGATACGACCCCGACGCCGAGTACATCAAACGCTACGTCCCGGAACTCGCAGACCTCGCCCCCGAGATAATCCACGGGTGGCACGAGGCGTCGCTCACACAGCGCCGCAACGCCGCGCCGGAGTATCCCGACCCGATAGTCGACCACAGCGAGCGGCGTGAGGAGGCGATAGCGATGTTCGAGCGAGCGAGGGGCGACGACTGA
- a CDS encoding histidine kinase N-terminal 7TM domain-containing protein: MLGVVFLTALGVAALACGAVAVLTARHRSMPGATPLFAVSMAELWWILTYAGEMLAPTPSTTFLLARVEWVGVVVLPVAWTAFVLEYTGRGAYLTRRTVAALSVIPAVTLASALSAYDGLIRQSVRTTAHADLTVLTGEFGPVLWLFALYTWLLVAGSAILLLEFVVDRRSLYQARALSLMGAAVAPLVASYAFATDILAATVVDPTPIAFALSSSLALVAILEYDMLDRAPVASHLASETAVEAIDDPVFVVDASGVVVDCNPAALSVTEMGREELLGRTRGEVELIRAVEDTDGETTLTRETDAETTHYDVRTAAIDGTAEHEFGEVITLRDVTERRERKERLDALTEVLRATIQEEMTTVQRVADDGEDAVSDVETLKERASVALDVSDRAAELATMVSPEEEPPADIVPIIHEEIAAAREWKPDVTFVLEASLGEWAHCSGLFEPVFRVSLRHAAARSVGSSSHSSTQGETSSLRVGDPGSVAD; encoded by the coding sequence ATGCTGGGGGTGGTGTTCCTGACGGCGCTCGGAGTGGCCGCGCTGGCGTGCGGAGCGGTCGCCGTACTCACGGCCCGCCACCGGTCGATGCCGGGCGCGACGCCGCTGTTCGCCGTCTCGATGGCGGAACTCTGGTGGATACTCACGTACGCTGGCGAGATGCTCGCCCCCACCCCGTCGACGACGTTCCTGCTCGCCCGCGTGGAGTGGGTTGGCGTCGTCGTGCTGCCAGTCGCTTGGACGGCGTTCGTCCTCGAATACACGGGCCGCGGGGCCTATCTGACTCGGCGGACGGTCGCAGCCCTCTCGGTCATCCCGGCGGTCACGCTCGCCAGTGCGCTGTCGGCCTACGACGGCCTCATCAGGCAGTCGGTCCGCACGACAGCGCACGCCGACTTGACCGTCCTCACCGGCGAGTTCGGCCCGGTCCTGTGGTTGTTCGCGCTGTACACGTGGCTGCTGGTCGCCGGGAGTGCGATACTGCTCCTCGAGTTCGTCGTCGACCGCCGCTCGCTGTATCAGGCGCGGGCGCTCTCGCTCATGGGGGCGGCCGTCGCGCCACTGGTCGCGAGTTACGCCTTCGCGACCGACATCCTCGCGGCGACGGTGGTGGACCCGACCCCCATCGCGTTCGCCCTGTCGAGTTCGCTCGCGCTGGTCGCTATCTTGGAGTACGACATGCTCGACAGGGCGCCCGTCGCCAGCCACCTCGCCTCCGAGACGGCGGTCGAGGCCATCGACGACCCCGTGTTCGTCGTCGACGCCAGCGGCGTCGTCGTCGACTGCAACCCGGCAGCGCTCTCGGTTACCGAGATGGGGCGAGAGGAGTTGTTGGGTCGGACGAGGGGCGAAGTGGAACTGATTCGCGCCGTGGAGGACACCGACGGTGAGACTACGCTGACTCGGGAGACAGACGCGGAGACGACCCACTACGACGTTCGGACCGCGGCGATAGACGGGACAGCGGAGCACGAGTTCGGCGAGGTAATCACGCTCCGGGACGTGACCGAGCGCCGCGAGCGGAAAGAACGGTTGGACGCACTCACCGAAGTCCTCCGGGCGACGATACAGGAGGAGATGACCACCGTCCAACGCGTCGCCGACGACGGCGAGGACGCGGTCAGCGACGTGGAGACGCTCAAAGAACGGGCCTCGGTGGCGTTGGACGTGAGCGACCGGGCGGCGGAGTTGGCGACGATGGTGTCTCCGGAGGAGGAACCGCCTGCCGACATCGTTCCCATCATCCACGAGGAGATAGCCGCCGCGCGTGAGTGGAAGCCAGACGTGACGTTCGTGCTGGAAGCGAGTCTCGGCGAGTGGGCCCACTGTAGCGGGTTGTTCGAACCGGTGTTTCGCGTCTCGCTACGCCACGCCGCCGCCCGGTCGGTTGGTTCGTCTTCGCACTCCAGTACACAAGGCGAAACGAGCAGTCTGCGGGTCGGTGACCCCGGTTCCGTCGCCGACTGA
- the sod gene encoding superoxide dismutase: MSEHSEPELPPLPYEYDALEPHISEQVLTWHHDTHHQGYVNGLASAEETLAENRESGDHSSTGGALGSVTHNGCGHYLHTLFWENMDPNGGGEPEGELRDRIEEDFGSYDGWKAEFEAAASAAGGWALLVYDPVAKQLRNVKVDKHDQGALWGAHPVLALDVWEHSYYYDYGPARGDFISAFFEVVDWDEVADQYQTAVGHFE; the protein is encoded by the coding sequence ATGTCTGAACATTCCGAACCCGAGCTACCACCGCTGCCGTACGAGTACGACGCCCTCGAGCCGCATATCTCCGAGCAGGTGCTCACGTGGCACCACGACACCCACCATCAGGGCTACGTAAACGGCCTCGCGTCGGCCGAGGAGACACTCGCGGAGAACCGCGAGTCGGGCGACCACTCCTCGACCGGCGGTGCGCTGGGGAGCGTCACCCACAACGGCTGTGGACACTATCTCCACACGCTGTTCTGGGAGAACATGGACCCCAACGGCGGCGGCGAACCCGAAGGCGAACTCCGCGACCGCATCGAGGAGGACTTCGGTTCGTACGACGGCTGGAAGGCCGAGTTCGAGGCCGCCGCGTCGGCCGCCGGTGGCTGGGCACTGCTGGTCTACGACCCCGTCGCGAAGCAACTTCGCAACGTCAAGGTCGACAAGCACGACCAGGGTGCGCTCTGGGGCGCTCACCCCGTTCTGGCCCTCGACGTCTGGGAGCACTCGTACTACTACGACTACGGTCCGGCCCGCGGCGACTTCATCTCCGCGTTCTTCGAAGTCGTCGACTGGGACGAAGTCGCCGACCAGTACCAGACCGCAGTCGGTCACTTCGAGTAA
- a CDS encoding histidine kinase N-terminal 7TM domain-containing protein, whose product MVSLYVVYAISLLAIGVFVAALAAFVWQQKHHDGATPLAVLLAGQSIWCACAFAAIVTRGTRWALVWSRAWYAGIVIVVAGLFVFALTYTGRDRYLGRWTYAALAVEPVVLFWFSVFDPTGPLYTVVGPSSTTMLGWELQSGPVFWAHAAYSYLLVAVASALIIEFALTSNSLRQRQVYGLVVAIFVPWFGNGLYLFGGLGFDPTPVAFAVTGVALTWSVVKAGLLDISPVAHRAVVESLNSGVFVIDTDETIIEANDRAMALLEDDTVVGTSVETALSSWPSLYDQYRRLTDSSEHECVMEQSERYFDVQASPLYDDRGQLLGRVFLVHEITDQKARQRELERRNSQLDQFAGVVSHDLRNPLNVASASVSLAEETGDTEHFDRLRRAHQRMEHLIDEVLALARDDAALDTSPLSLSDVAETAWATVDTVDASLTVETDRRVVADRDQLLRLFENAFRNSVEHGARDVSVTVTATDGGFGIADDGPGVPPDERGTVFDYGYTTSDAGTGLGLAIVDHVAGSHGWDVAVSESDDGGFRLEVTGVETVAVSSPRQ is encoded by the coding sequence ATGGTGTCGTTGTACGTCGTCTACGCGATATCCCTGCTGGCGATTGGCGTGTTCGTCGCGGCACTCGCCGCCTTCGTCTGGCAACAGAAGCACCACGACGGCGCGACACCGTTGGCGGTCCTACTGGCCGGACAGTCCATCTGGTGTGCCTGTGCGTTCGCCGCCATCGTGACACGCGGGACGCGGTGGGCGCTGGTCTGGTCCCGTGCGTGGTACGCCGGTATCGTCATCGTCGTGGCTGGTCTGTTCGTCTTCGCGCTGACGTACACCGGACGGGACCGGTATCTGGGCCGCTGGACGTACGCGGCGCTGGCCGTGGAGCCAGTTGTCCTGTTCTGGTTCTCTGTTTTCGACCCGACTGGGCCACTGTATACGGTGGTCGGCCCGTCGTCGACGACGATGCTCGGGTGGGAACTGCAGTCGGGACCCGTGTTCTGGGCACACGCCGCGTACTCGTACCTCCTCGTCGCGGTGGCCAGCGCGCTCATCATCGAGTTCGCACTGACCTCGAACTCGCTCAGACAGCGACAGGTGTACGGGTTGGTCGTCGCCATCTTCGTGCCGTGGTTCGGCAACGGCCTCTACCTGTTCGGCGGCCTCGGTTTCGACCCGACGCCCGTCGCGTTCGCCGTGACCGGCGTCGCGTTGACGTGGTCGGTCGTCAAGGCGGGCCTCCTGGATATCTCGCCGGTCGCGCACCGCGCCGTCGTCGAGTCGCTCAACAGCGGGGTCTTCGTCATCGACACTGACGAGACGATTATCGAGGCAAACGACAGGGCGATGGCCCTGCTCGAGGACGATACCGTCGTCGGCACGTCGGTCGAGACGGCGCTGTCGTCGTGGCCGTCCCTCTACGACCAGTACAGACGACTCACCGATAGCAGCGAACACGAGTGCGTCATGGAACAGAGTGAGCGCTACTTCGACGTCCAGGCCTCGCCGCTGTACGACGACCGGGGGCAACTGCTCGGACGAGTGTTCCTCGTCCACGAGATTACCGACCAGAAGGCCCGACAGCGCGAACTCGAACGGCGGAACAGTCAGCTAGACCAGTTCGCGGGCGTCGTCAGCCACGACCTCAGGAATCCCCTGAACGTCGCCAGCGCGAGCGTCTCGCTGGCCGAGGAGACTGGCGACACAGAACACTTCGATAGACTTCGCAGGGCACACCAACGGATGGAACACCTCATCGACGAGGTGTTGGCACTCGCACGCGACGACGCGGCGCTGGACACCTCACCGCTCTCGCTGTCGGACGTCGCGGAGACGGCGTGGGCAACCGTCGATACCGTAGACGCGAGCCTAACTGTCGAGACAGACCGAAGGGTCGTCGCGGACAGGGACCAACTCCTCCGACTGTTCGAGAACGCGTTCCGGAACAGCGTCGAACACGGGGCCCGCGACGTGTCGGTGACCGTGACGGCGACGGACGGCGGGTTCGGTATCGCCGACGACGGGCCGGGCGTCCCGCCGGACGAACGGGGAACCGTCTTCGACTACGGGTACACCACATCGGACGCCGGTACCGGCCTCGGCCTCGCAATCGTCGACCACGTCGCGGGCAGTCACGGGTGGGACGTGGCGGTCAGTGAGAGCGACGACGGCGGATTCCGTCTAGAGGTGACCGGCGTCGAGACAGTCGCCGTCTCGAGCCCTCGTCAGTGA
- a CDS encoding DUF5827 family protein: MPAEKAEFDDVRSFELYEPADVLDPELLYTIPEIARLLQGLPADAELSDFNESVFIDWAIPWMIFNQDDLVFAEPEADDVVGLYGLADE, translated from the coding sequence ATGCCAGCCGAAAAGGCGGAATTCGACGACGTGCGGTCGTTCGAGTTGTACGAACCGGCGGACGTACTCGACCCGGAGCTACTGTACACCATTCCCGAAATCGCGCGCCTCTTGCAGGGCTTGCCCGCCGACGCGGAACTGAGCGACTTCAACGAGTCCGTCTTCATCGACTGGGCCATCCCGTGGATGATTTTCAACCAAGACGACCTCGTGTTCGCCGAACCGGAGGCCGACGACGTGGTCGGTCTGTACGGCCTCGCCGACGAATGA
- a CDS encoding ATPase: protein MNLLVAGSDRVDAGKTTFSVGLLAHTGARGFKPRAGNNYWFDHDDYQYATEQGRLFGKDAKRLAAASTGDVRPESINPIHRLWHPSAGAGTGILGREDQQFVVDRVGDLNGVGEFVRNGTVDLPEGLVDRLPVEDAPRVTSLPDFNDLMGVMHADALDSLAEDIAMTERAVVESYSDVARPLAGFEPDAVAVVEPGRARFYDGARYTKACEIATGGPNDGQLEERVGKVVDLIDRTSAVRLPALDGETRADPEAVADAYAHAYDALLATAFD from the coding sequence ATGAATCTGCTCGTCGCCGGGAGCGACCGGGTCGACGCCGGGAAGACGACGTTTTCGGTCGGCTTGCTTGCCCACACCGGCGCACGCGGGTTCAAGCCCCGAGCGGGCAACAACTACTGGTTCGACCACGACGACTACCAGTACGCCACCGAACAGGGGCGTCTGTTCGGGAAGGACGCGAAGCGACTCGCCGCGGCATCGACCGGCGACGTGCGCCCCGAGTCGATAAACCCGATTCACCGCCTGTGGCACCCATCAGCGGGTGCCGGGACCGGCATCCTCGGCCGCGAGGACCAGCAGTTCGTCGTCGACCGGGTGGGCGACTTGAACGGGGTCGGCGAGTTCGTCCGGAACGGGACCGTCGACCTGCCCGAGGGCCTGGTCGACCGCCTGCCGGTCGAGGACGCCCCGCGTGTCACCTCCCTCCCGGACTTCAACGACCTGATGGGCGTGATGCACGCCGACGCACTCGATTCGCTCGCCGAGGATATCGCGATGACCGAACGCGCGGTTGTAGAGTCCTACAGCGACGTGGCGCGACCGCTCGCGGGGTTCGAACCGGACGCCGTCGCCGTCGTCGAACCCGGCCGTGCCCGTTTCTACGACGGGGCGCGGTACACCAAAGCCTGCGAGATTGCGACCGGCGGGCCGAACGACGGCCAGTTAGAGGAACGGGTCGGGAAGGTCGTGGACCTCATCGACCGAACGAGCGCCGTCCGACTCCCGGCACTCGACGGTGAGACACGGGCCGACCCCGAGGCGGTCGCTGACGCGTACGCGCACGCCTACGATGCGCTGTTGGCGACAGCGTTCGACTAG